Proteins encoded within one genomic window of Bos indicus isolate NIAB-ARS_2022 breed Sahiwal x Tharparkar chromosome 23, NIAB-ARS_B.indTharparkar_mat_pri_1.0, whole genome shotgun sequence:
- the LOC109576959 gene encoding olfactory receptor 12D1-like: protein MLNQTSVTEFLLLGVTDIQVLQPVLFVVFLAIYIVNVAGNGVIMMVVISDPKLHSPMYFFLGNLSCLDICYSTVTLPKVLDNFLSIHKTISLLGCISQLHFFHFLGSTEAMLLAMMAFDRFVAICKPLRYTLIMNRQVCTQMAVTIWIIGFFHALLHSVMTSRLNFCGSNHIHHFFCDVKPLLELACGNTDLNEWLLHSVTGTISMGPFSLTLLSYFYIIMYLFFKTRSCSMLHKALSTCASHFMVVVLFYAPVVFTYIRPASGSSMDQERIIAIMYSVITPVLNPLIYTLRNKEVEGALRRVIRRRL, encoded by the coding sequence ATGCTGAATCAAACCTCAGTCACTGAATTTCTCCTCCTGGGAGTGACagacatccaagtactgcagccTGTTCTCTTTGTGGTTTTCCTTGCAATTTACATTGTCAATGTGGCTGGGAATGGAGTCATCATGATGGTTGTCATCTCTGATCCAAAACTCCATTctcctatgtattttttcctgggaaacctGTCATGTCTGGATATCTGCTACTCCACAGTGACTCTGCCAAAGGTACTGGACAACTTCCTGTCtatccacaaaacaatttctctCTTGGGATGCATAAGCCAGCTTCATTTCTTCCACTTCTTAGGTAGCACAGAGGCCATGTTGCTGGCCATGATGGCCTTTGACCGCTTTGTGGCTATCTGCAAACCACTTCGTTACACTCTTATCATGAATCGTCAGGTCTGTACCCAGATGGCTGTCACTATCTGGATCATTGGGTTTTTCCATGCCCTACTGCACTCAGTAATGACCTCTCGCTTAAACTTCTGTGGTTCCAACCATATCCATCACTTCTTCTGTGATGTTAAGCCATTGCTGGAGTTGGCCTGTGGAAACACTGACCTCAATGAATGGCTACTTCATTCTGTGACAGGGACCATTTCCATGGGCCCATTCTCTCTAACCCTTCTCTCCTATTTCTACATTATTATGTATCTTTTCTTCAAGACCCGTTCTTGCAGCATGCTCCATAAAGCACTGTCCACGTGTGCCTCCCACTTCATGGTAGTTGTTCTTTTCTATGCTCCTGTTGTTTTCACTTACATTCGTCCTGCCTCGGGTAGCTCCATGGACCAGGAGCGGATTATTGCCATTATGTACAGTGTGATCACTCCTGTACTAAATCCACTGATCTATACTTTGAGGAACAAGGAAGTAGAAGGGGCTTTGAGGAGGGTGATCAGAAGGAGACTCTGA